The Candidatus Thermoplasmatota archaeon genomic sequence CGTAGCCGTGCCCGTTCTCGCAAGGTTTCGCGTATCATTTGCAGGGACGCCCGTTGATCCGCGAGCACCTTCGCATTCTGTTCTATCGAGAGAGACACGAAACTCGAGTCTTGCGGCAGCAAGTTATCATGCATTTCCTGTGAACACGTTGGACAACTCTTGATTTCGATTGGAATTGGCGCTGCCGAACCTCGCTCCTGCAAGCGTAAGAGTCCCTTGTAACGACTCAAATCTGCTTCTATTGTCACCAACCTTCGAGATGCAGCTTCCAGCTCGGATTCGTCACGGGCGAGCGCTATACTGGTCTCCTGCGATTCAAGCTCGACTTTACTCAACGTGTCCGTTTTGGCTGCGAGTTCAATTCGACGGGGTTCGACTACGGCACCAACCGATTCCGTATCAGTGAGTCGTATTTCGCGAACCTTGGCGTGCAAACGTTCTATTTCTTTCTCGATCGGAATCGATGCTGTCGCGCGCGGAAACACCAAAGATGGGACTGTCGTCTCGAGCTCATCGATAGAAGGCATATTCGGCAAACCCGAAATGACAGCGTTCACCGATCGTCCCAGCGATTCAGCCGATTCACGATTGGCGCGCCACTCTGCGACCGCATGAGCAAGTTGCTCAGAGAATTGGTGTCTCTGAATCCGAATTGAGCTCGTATCCAACCCGGCAAGAAACTCAAAACTGTGTTGGAAAGCTCTACGAATGCCCATAGAACTGTTAATTTTCACAATTCCGGACCAACCCAGTTTTTGCTCCACAAAGAAGAAGGGAACTAACAATTCCAAATAGAGAATCGTTGGCGGTTTGTCGAACCGTTCCACAAGAGGCAGTTGAAGTCCAAGAAAGTCGGCAAGGAATTTGTGAAAGCCGCTTTCGTGTTGAGCCGCCCCTGGAACGCGTACTAGAAAATCGCGCTGCGGCCCTGTGCGCTGGGACGTTATGCCCCTGCCCAACCAGGTGGAAACGAGCGTGGAGCCCTTTGCATTTTCAATGCGGCGCTCAATAGTCAGGAACTGGCCACCGGCGTTGCCAATTTCCAGTACGACTACCGAACTCGTAACTGGCACTGGACCGGACCCCGTAATCAACTCTCGTGTCATTGAACCTGGCAACGGGGGCGTGTGCTCGGGCGTGCATGCGCCCTCCAAACCAAGCCCAAAAAGGATCGCATTCACGATTGTTGACTTTCCAAGTGAATTGTCTGCATGGATGATATTAAGACCAGGCTGGAACGCGATATCTCGTCCATAAACCCCAGACGGCGTCGATGCTTGAAGCCGTACGCCGCCGATCCGCAGCTTGCTCAAAGCACTTGCCTCCGATCAATCGTTTCAACGAGGTTTTCTGTGAACGTTTTCCCCAAGCGAGCCATACGCGCTCGTTCTTCGCCAGCGAAGTCCGACAAACTTTTCAACAAGCGGGCGAACTCACGTCCACGATCAGTCAATCTGAATCGGGGCTTTGTTGTCGGTTCGACCAATCCGTAGGCTAGCGCAAGCTTGATAGTTCTAGTGGTGGTCGGATCAACACCGACTCGAGGAATCTGTGCAATGTTTTTCGACAAGATCGCTTCGAGTAACTGTTTGTTCCCAAGCGCTTCTTCCAAGTATTCGAGTCGACGTAGAGAGCTTGCGGCCCCACTGCTGCACTCGTCAAGAAGCAGCACGATTATCGCAAGTCGCCAGGAAGGTCGTAATTCGGCTGCAATCGGGACAGGGCGATCCGTAAAGGATACAGGCACAGCGAGGTTCAGTCGCTGCTTGCGGGTGCTGCTAAGCATGTGTTACCTGCTTGAAGTTCAAAGAACAGTCAACAAGAAAAGCGGCGATTGCGCCGGATGCTATGGTTTCTAACGTGGCATTTGCCAGTTCGCCTACGTCCGCCCGGACAGATTCCTTGTATTCCCCGGGGAGCCTATCCAACTGTTCCGCAGGAGTGTCCGCAGAAACCAGGGACGATTTCTTTAGGCGACGCGCAAATTGTGCGTGTATTCTCATGACGCGCTCGTAAGTTAGTTTGTAATCGCGCCGCAAATCCTCAAACAGATTCTGGCCGAGCAAGTAGTCCGCCACGACTTGCTCACGATACTCCTTACGTTCATGATCATTTCCCAGAGTTGCAATCTTGGAGATCTTTGAGTCCAAAGTGGAAACGATCGATGCATTGGAATCGATCCACGTCTCAACTTCGGCCAAAGTTGGTGCCGGGGCATCCACCATTAGTGCATTCAGAGAAACTCGTGCCAAGCTTTCTCTTGCTATCGCATAAGGGCTGACATCCTGGATTACCACTTGGAAGCCAGGGGCGACGTAAGGCAACGCCTTGTCAACAACTTCCGCTGCTTTCTTGTGACAATGAGCCACAATATCGCGGTGAGAAATCCGGGGCACAACTAGGATCCACTTCTTGACCCTGACCGGCCCAAGAACTTCGACCAGTTCGTTCTTCTTGCGGATGAACTTCAGAACGTCTGAAGAAATCTTCTTTCTGTGTGCTTCGTATAATGCATCGCCTCTAATGTGAGTCGCGGGAGCGTAGCACTGCCAGACCACACCATCATCGGCGCAGAAGCATTCAATGCCGAGGTCGCCCCGTTCGTCTGATACTTCCTGAACACGCCCCGGGCCGTAATGCACATGGAGCAAACTCATCACGTAGGCCTGCCATGCAGGTCCGTCCCACGGCCGGCTGCCCTCAACTCCCCCAGCCATAATCCTGGGTCGGCAAGACTTAAACAGGTCTTCAATGTAACTTTGTAGAGTCTCTGGAAGAACTCATTACTTCTCAGGTATTAGTGAAGCACGGTTGGGGTTCCGAAACTTCTTGACATTTTGACCGCGCGCGACCATCTGCCCCCGATGGGTGCAGCGGACCAGCTGCCCAAAATCGTCCGGAATAATGAGGACGGTGACTCTGACGCTAACACTTCGTGCTAACGCTGACAATTCCAAGGCGCCTGACGCGCATCAGCGTAAAGTTCTAGCGAACGAATCGACGCGGCCTGCGGCAAGCCCTACAAGATGATGTCAATGTCGAGCTTCTCCGCCAGCTCCTTGTACCGGTTCCGGATCGTGACTTCCGTCACGCCCGCGACGTCGGCAACCTCTCGCTGCGTCCGCCGTTCCCCACAGAGGATCGACGAGATGTACAGAGCAGCGGCCGCAACACCGGTCGGACCCCGACCCGAAGTCAGCTCCTTGTCCGCCGCCTGCTTCAGGATCTCGACGGCCTTGGCCTGGATTTCCCCAGACAACTTCAGCTCCGAGCAGAACCGCGGGATGTAGTCGATCGGGCTCGTCGGCATCAACTTCAACTTCAGCTCGCGCGCAATGAACCGGTACGTGCGTCCGATCTCCTTGCGGCTGACACGGCTTGCGTCGGCGATCTCGTCGAGCGTGCGGGGCACGTTGCACTGGCGGCACGCCGCGTACAAGCTAGCGGCGGCGACGCCTTCGATCGAGCGGCCGCGGATGAGGTTCTTCTGGACGGCGCGCCGGTAGACCATGGCCGCCGTCTCGCGCACGTTGCGCGGAAGACCCATGCGCGATGCCATGCGGTCGAGCTCGGACAGCGCAAAGGCGAGGTTGCGCTCGGTGGCGTTGCTGACGCGGATGCGGCGCTGCCACTTGCGCAGACGGTAGAGCTGGGCGCGGGACTTCGTGGGGATGTTCTTGCCGTACGAGTCCTTGTTGCGCCAGCCGATCTCCGTGGAGAGACCCTTGTCGTGGATCGTGTAGGTCATGGGAGCGCCGACACGCGCGCGCTTCTCGCGCTGCTCGTGGTCGAAGGCGCGCCACTCGGGGCCCTGGTCGATGAAGGCCTCGTCGAGGACGAGCCCGCAGTTCTCGCAGACGAGCTCTCCGCGCTCGTAGTCGCGCGTGAGGTGCTTGCCTCCGCACTCGGGGCACTGGCTGATCTCCTCGACCTGTTCGCCTTCTTCCTTCGCGGGCATGGGATTCACCTGGTTACTTGGAGTGGAGCTCCTTGCCAAGGAGCGCCGTGGGCGAGCCTTGGGGCGCCACGACGGCGTACGGTCCCCGGACCGGGCCGATGACGTCGATGATGCGTCCGACGGGGTTCCGGCGGGCGTCCGTGAGGGTCGCGCCGATGCGCGGCGGAGCGTCGGACGACCGCGCGCGGACCAGCAGGAAGCCTTGCCGCGTCACGTTCACCACCGTTCCGACCGCGCCCACGTTTCCACCCACCGCCGAAGCAGGCCAATGTAAGCCAGGTTTCATATATAAACGTTACGTCGCCTTATTTATATGCTGGCCGCCGGACGTTCATATTCCTTGGCTTCTCAGGCGCGCCGTTAATTTTTTGCTTTGCACGGGGCGACAGCCTTTGCTGTTGCGGTGGGGCCCCGCTGCTTCGAACAGAACATCCCCATAACGTTTATTCAGGTGTTACGTAGGATGCCGGCCCGTGCCCCGCACGCGTTTGCTCTCGTTGCTGGCCTGCCTTTCGCTGCTGCTTGCCGGTTGCCTTGGCACCGAGCCCGAGCCCGCGCCGGTTGCCGTCGAGCCTTCGGGCCAGGAGCTTCTCGACGGCGAAGTCGACCCGGAGTCGATCGCGGAGGACTCGAACGTCTCGGAGTTCGCAAAGGCGCTCGAGGAGAAGTACCATTATCACGACCTTTGGCGCGGCTCGCTCACGAAGGTCCTCTTCGACGGCGAGGTTCGGGCGGCCTCGATGGCCCCCTTGGAGAGCCCCACGTCCGACGAATTCTTCGTCTCGATCTTCCGGACCGTCTTCTCGCCCTTCGGAGCGAACCCGACCATCATCGAGCTTCCGGAAGGGACGCTCGTCCCGCCCGAGACGGAATTCGTGGACGTGACCGTCACCTGGGCGGCGTCGCCTACGATCACGGGCCTTCGCCTGTTCTACCGCGACGCGCTGAGCCGCAACGGCACGTTTGTCGACGGCGGCCTCGAATCGGGCAAGACCTTGCGCCTCCCGACGACGCTTGCCGCAAACGACATGCCCCACACGGCCGTGAGCAAGTGGCTCTTTGCGCTCATGCCTCACTCGGAGCGGGGTCCCGGCGTGTTCAACGGGACCGTCCAGGTGAAGATCGAGGCGCACCGGCCCGATGTCCTCTTCCTTGCGCCGCCGCACCCGGATTACTGGGGCGACGAGACGCAGAAGGTCTTCCTGCAGCAGGAGGTCAAGGCGCGCCGGACGCAGGTCGGGTTCTTTGGCGTGCCGGGGCAGACCGAGGGATTCGGTTTCTTCGCGCTCCCCAACGGCACGATCGTTCCCCCGCACACGAGGCTTCTCACCGTCACGCTCGACTACGAGAACACGGACCCGAAGACGGCCTCCATGAATCCCCGCCCGGCGTTTGCCTACTCGCACGCCAACACCCGCGGTCTCTTCTTCCCGGATCCTTCGCGCGTGGAGCCTGGAAAGGTCATCTACCACATCGAGATGACCTCCAAGATGGCCGACTCGCCCTACGCCAACGAGTCCCAGTGGCGGCTTCTCGTGTACCTCGACAGCGACTCGCCCACGGCGCAGGTGTCGCGCTTCGCCCAGGTGGCAAGCTTCGAGGGAAGCTACACCATCACGATCCTCGGCGAGCGGGAAAACCTTTAAGCAATGCACCGTCGCGCTCCAACGGGCCACAACAAGGCTTAAGCGAGCCGACGACGGGTCAAGGGCCGGATTCCGATGCTGCGAACCTTCGCCCTTCTCGTCCTCGCCCTCCTGCTCGCGGCCGCCCCGCACGCCCTCGCGGGCTCGCGGGAGAATCCCGAGGTGAGCGACGCGCCCAACGACGCGGGC encodes the following:
- a CDS encoding transcription initiation factor IIB, with translation MPAKEEGEQVEEISQCPECGGKHLTRDYERGELVCENCGLVLDEAFIDQGPEWRAFDHEQREKRARVGAPMTYTIHDKGLSTEIGWRNKDSYGKNIPTKSRAQLYRLRKWQRRIRVSNATERNLAFALSELDRMASRMGLPRNVRETAAMVYRRAVQKNLIRGRSIEGVAAASLYAACRQCNVPRTLDEIADASRVSRKEIGRTYRFIARELKLKLMPTSPIDYIPRFCSELKLSGEIQAKAVEILKQAADKELTSGRGPTGVAAAALYISSILCGERRTQREVADVAGVTEVTIRNRYKELAEKLDIDIIL
- a CDS encoding Gar1/Naf1 family protein: MGAVGTVVNVTRQGFLLVRARSSDAPPRIGATLTDARRNPVGRIIDVIGPVRGPYAVVAPQGSPTALLGKELHSK